A portion of the Harpia harpyja isolate bHarHar1 chromosome 15, bHarHar1 primary haplotype, whole genome shotgun sequence genome contains these proteins:
- the ITGB1BP1 gene encoding integrin beta-1-binding protein 1 isoform X3, whose amino-acid sequence MGVSKYGIKVSTSDQYDVLHRHALYLIVRMVCYDDGLGAGKSLLALKTTDAASEECSLWVYQCNSLEQAQAICKVLSTAFDSVLMSEKS is encoded by the exons ATGGGAGTTTCCAAATACGGCATTAAAGTTTCAACATCTGATCAGTAT GATGTGTTACATAGGCATGCTCTCTATTTAATTGTACGGATGGTCTGCTATGATGATGGTCTGGGAGCAGGAAAAAGTTTACTGGCTTTGAAGACAACAGATGCAGCCTCTGAAGAATGCAGCCTCTGGGTATATCAGTGCAATAGTTTG gaACAAGCACAAGCTATTTGCAAAGTATTATCTACAGCCTTTGATTCAGTTCTAATGTCGGAGAAGTCCTGA